Proteins co-encoded in one Hyla sarda isolate aHylSar1 chromosome 4, aHylSar1.hap1, whole genome shotgun sequence genomic window:
- the MYEF2 gene encoding myelin expression factor 2 produces MAELDQNESQDALNNGSDNNSLSDDQCDASMAEESHSNGMKKDSEESNKEDKPLKDKSGGNRKGNRFHPYGKDKSGSVDKKGQSRNRVFISNIPYDMKWQAIKDLMREKVGEVTYVELFKDAEGKSRGCGVVEFKDMEFVTKAIDVMNKHDLNGRPLNIKADPDGEHARRVLQRGGPFPGGHNTDMGPGLMNLPPSIVNNPNIPPEIISALRAGRLGTTVFVANLDFKVGWKKLKEVFSIAGNVKRADIKEDKDGKSRGMGTVTFEQAIEAVQAISMFNGQFLFDRPMHVKMDDKSLPPDDFHAMEKAPQLPRGLGGIGMGLGPGGQPISATQIGMGGGMGSMGPSGMDGPGFGGMSRMGAAGGFGGMDGISNMSGFSGVSRMTGMGGVDDFRGSIGSGMSGSMSSSMAGMGSMASSMGDMYRGGMGSTMDRDFSRSDIGLSRGFGDSFGGMSSAMVPSFGGMGSSSLGPLGSGMSSGMSAVNSMSMGLGMDRMSSSFDRIGGGLDRTMDMERGFGGFGSTPIGSGLRDRGNKGCQIFVRNLPFDLTWQKLKEKFSQCGRVMFAEIKMENGKSKGCGTVRYDVPETAEKACRLMNGIKINGREIDVRIDRNA; encoded by the exons GGATAGCGAAGAGTCCAATAAAGAAGATAAGCCACTAAAGGACAAATCTGGGGGTAACAGAAAGGGAAACAGGTTCCATCCTTATGGAAAAGATAAATCAGGCTCTGTCGATAAGAAGGGTCAGAGTCGAAATAGGGTGTTTATCAGCAATATTCCATATGACATGAAGTGGCAAGCTATCAAGGACCTCATGAGGGAGAAAG TTGGTGAGGTTACATACGTGGAGCTCTTTAAGGATGCTGAAGGAAAATCAAGG GGTTGTGG TGTGGTGGAGTTTAAAGATATGGAATTTGTAACAAAGGCCATTGATGTCATGAATAAACATGATCTAAATGGAAGACCCCTTAACATCAAAGCA GATCCTGATGGAGAGCATGCACGCAGAGTTCTGCAGCGTGGTGGTCCGTTTCCTGGAGGTCATAACACAGACATGGGTCCTGGTTTAATGAACCTTCCTCCTTCAATTGTTAACAATCCCAACATCCCACCTGAAATAATCAGTGCATTGAGAGCTGGAAGACTTGGAACAACAGTTTTTGTTGCAAAT cttGATTTTAAAGTTGGTTGGAAGAAATTGAAAGAAGTGTTCAGCATTGCCGGAAATGTGAAAAGGGCCGATATAAAGGAGGACAAAGATGGCAAAAGCCGAGGAATGGGAACAGTCACCTTTGAACAAGCAATAGAAGCAGTGCAAGCGATCT CTATGTTCAATGGACAGTTTTTGTTTGATCGTCCTATGCATGTAAAAATG GACGACAAGTCTCTCCCTCCAGATGACTTCCATGCCATGGAAAAGGCACCTCAGTTACCAC gtggaCTAGGAGGTATAGGTATGGGACTTGGACCTGGTGGACAGCCAATTAGTGCAACACAGATCGGAATGGGTGGTGGAATGGGTAGCATGGGTCCATCAG GCATGGACGGTCCTGGCTTTGGTGGAATGAGTAGAATGGGAG CTGCTGGTGGGTTTGGTGGCATGGATGGAATAAGTAACATGTCTGGATTTAGCGGAGTGAGCAGGATGACAG GTATGGGTGGTGTTGATGACTTCAGGGGCAGTATAGGATCTGGCATGAGTGGAAGCATGTCAAGTAGCATGGCAGGCATGGGAAGCATGGCAAGCAGCATGGGAG ACATGTACAGAGGAGGCATGGGAAGCaccatggacagagatttcagtcGAAGTGACATTGGCTTAAGTCGTGGCTTTGGAGATTCATTTGGTGGAATGA GTAGTGCCATGGTGCCAAGCTTTGGTGGGATGGGCTCTTCTTCACTGGGCCCTCTAGGATCTGGCATGA GCTCTGGAATGAGTGCTGTAAATAGCATGAGTATGGGACTTGGCATGGATAGAATGAGCTCCAGTTTTGACCGTATTGGAGGTGGCTTGGACAGAACCATGGATATGGAACGAGGATTTGGAGGGTTTGGCTCCACTCCTATAGGAAGTGGCTTAAGAGACCGAGGAAACAAAGGATGTCAAATATTTGTTAGAAAT CTCCCCTTTGACTTGACCTGGCAAAAACTGAAAGAGAAGTTCAGTCAGTGTG GTCGAGTTATGTTTGCAGAGATAAAAATGGAGAATGGCAAATCTAAAGGCTGCGGAACTGTAAGATATGACGTCCCAGAAACTGCAGAGAAGGCGTGCAGACTAATGAATGGAATAAAAATCAATGGTAGAGAAATTGATGTCCGCATAGATCGAAATGCATAA